CAAATGCCTTACGCCTTGGTCGTTGGCGTCACTTGCATTCTCTTCGGAACCCTGCCCGCATCCTGGGGCGTCTCCCCATGGATCAGCTTGCTGATCTCGGCCGCCGTGCTTTGGGTGATCGTTCGAATGCTCGGCAAACACCCCCAATCGGCATCCACCTAGCCGAGTTTGCGGGTTCTGTCACCTATTCCGATTCAAAATGAAGTCGAAGCCATCCAGGGCTTCCTTCGATTGAGCTGCCATCCTGAATTGCCGATGAAAGAGGAGTGAAGTCCCCGTCGTTCGTCACACCAATCAGTTTGCGTGGCAGGTTTCCAATCGAAATGCAAAACTCTGTGACCACCAATCCTGTCGACGATCGCGGACTGACCAAAGCAGCCATCTTGCTGATGAGCCTGCCCACGAAGGTCGCAGCCAAGGTTCTGGGACAATTGCCGCCGCGATTGATCGAAACGATCAGCATCAAAATCGCTCAGATTGACTCGGTCGGTGGCGACGAACAAGAAGTGGTGATCGCCGAGTTCTTGACCAGCAAAGCGAGCTCCATCTACGCCAGCCCCGGCGGCTTGGAACGCGCCAAGGAACTGATCAAAGAAGCCCTGGGCCGCGATGCCAGCGAACTGATCGGCAATCTGCAACAAACGATCGAGGCGATGCCTTTCGGCTTCGTCAAAAAAGTCGACACGCAAACGTTGCTGCAGTTCATTGGAGAGGAACACCCCCAAACGATTGCCCTGCTGCTCTCGCACGTCCCCTCTTCCTACGCCGCCGAAGTGTTGGGCGGACTCGACAGCGTGAAACAGCTCGAGGTGATCCGCCGAATCGCCGCCATCGGAAGAACCAGCCCCACGGCGGTCTCCGAACTGGAACGGGGCCTGGAGCTGCGGCTCAGCAACATGGTCAACCAGCAACACAGCAACACCGGTGGTGTGGAAAGCGTTGCCGAAATCCTCAACGTGGTCGAACGTGCCATCGAGCGGACAATCATGGAATCCCTGGGGCGCGAGGATCCAGAATTGTCAGAAGACATTCGGCGCCTGATGTTTGTCTTCGAAGACATCTCCAAACTCGGCGACCGCGATATCCAAGCGTTGCTCAAGAATGTCGAAACCGCGCAGTGGGCGATGGCACTCAAGGGTGCCAGCGAAACGCTCCAGCAAAAGGTCCTGCGAAACATGAGTTCGCGAGCCGCCGAGAACCTGCAAGAAGAAATGGGGTACCTGGGCAGCGTGCGGATCAGCGAAGTCGAATCGGTTCAACAAAAGATCGTCGACATCGTCCGCCACCTCGAAGACACGGGCGAAATCTCACGCCCGACCGGCGAAGCCGAAGAAGAATACGTGACCTGAGTTCTCACGCTCTCACGCACGAAAGGCTCCCCCAACACCACGCCTTTCATCGCCGCCAACCGCTTTGACTTGATCCCAAACGGTTGCATTGCCCCGAGACACCGCTGCCCTGTCAGAAAAAACCGGTTCAGCTCACCAATTCGATTGAAGCATTTGACCGGTGCGATCCGATACTCCTTGTACCATGGATTGGGAGGGTGGAACGATCGGTGCCATATCGTTCCAGCAATGATAGGGCCATGGTGAGGCAGGGAGGGCTTCACCATGGCCCTTCCCTTGCGCTGACACCTTCCGGTGCGATTGGCAACCGCCAGTTTCCCGAGGGGAAGCAGGGCACTTCTAGCCTTCTGATCGCAGTGCTGTGCGCGGATCTCAACGCGAAAAGCATCGTCCAAACATGGTTCGCGAGATCGCTTGGCCTGTTCGGATCGACATCTTCAATCGGCGGTCTCTCAACTCTCGACAAGACGGTCCGACGCGGGCCAACTTGAGAGACCTCACCGCAGGAACGGCAACGGCTGGCTGACTCATGGCGTCAGTCAATTCGCACGGCCCAGACGCGGAGCTCAGGTCTTTTGCTTGGGGGCCTCTGATCGAAAAGGCTTCTCAGCTCGGTAGAGGCTCAGTCGAGAACGAAACTCTTTGGTCAACTTTTCATCGGTGGACAGCCGGATTGCCTGCTCTTGATATTTGACAGCCTCATCAAACTTCCCCACCTCGGCGTAGGCAGCTGCAAGTGTGTCGAGTTGGTCTGCCTGCTTCCAGTGGCTCAGCTGATTGGCTCTCTTTGCGTCCTCGATCGCTTTCGGTCCATCCCGGAATGCGCCAATTGGGGAGGTCGCCAGGATCCATGCCCGACCACTGTACGCTGCTGCAAGTTCTGGGGCGATCAAAATCGCTTCGTTGTAGTCCGCCAAGGCTCTCTCGTTGTCGCCCTGTTCCACTAACAGCGTGCCTCGGTTGACATAGGCCGACGCACTTCCGGGATCGATCGCGATTGCTTTGTCGTAGTCTGCCAAGGCCTTCTCGAGCTCGCCCTTGAGTCGCCACAGATTCCCCCTGCTGAAGTGTGCGTCCCCATCCTTCGGCTCGAGGGCAATGGCTTCGTTGAGATCCGCCAAGGCTCGGTCGTGATCTCCCCGAGCGGTCAACACAAAGCTTCGGCACTTGAACGCAAACGCGTTGTTGGGACTCAGAGCAATGGCAGCGGTGAACTCAACAATCGCCTTGTCCAGCTCACCTTGATTGTAGAATTCCACCCCCTGATTGCATCGTTCCTTCGCGGCATCCGCTTGCCCGAAAGCCGCGGTGCCAATCAGACAGGCGACTAGCACCAAAACAAAACGCATCGACGTTCTCTTTTTTAAGAGGGATCAAACACTGGACGACCTCACACATCTGTCCCGACCGTTCCTCCGTCCTTCCTCAATCTTGAGCGGTCGCGACGGGTTCCATTGTCGCTCGAATCACCCCGCGGTAAAGATCGCCATCCGTTTGCCAGGGATCCCCGCCTCCGTTTCGACCGGAGCGTTGTAGATGGAATCCACGCACGATGAACTTCGATTCAAGTTGCCCCGTTTTCTCCAAGCACTCGAACAGGTAGTCCCGCTCGGTATCAACATCCGCGGCGGTGACGTGAGTGATTTGCCCCGTCGTTCGGCTGAGGCCCACGTGCTCGTCATAGACGGCCGACCCGATCCATTGGGGGCGTCCATCGTCGCTCAACTCGTTGCTCTTCCAAAAACGCACGTGATGTCGATGCCGTGGGCTATCGCCAACCGGTTGCTCAAAAGCAAAGTCTTCCTTGCGTCCATCGAGATACAAACTGCTGACCGGCGCCGCATCATCGGGCCTGGAGAGAACCGTGTCGGCCGCAATCTTGAGGTCGCTCTTGATTCCCAAGGCGGACGCCGCGTACCAGCCCGCAGCGTTCATGATCGATTCAAGTTGCAGCTCGGTGCCGATCAACTCCACGTTCAGCGGATCACCTGGGTGATGATCCCCCGTTTCCGTGATCCGCGGCACGTCATCCAACGCAGGATCCACCCGCGCGACACTCTGCCAGACAAGAGGGGCGACCAGGTACGCCAAAATGCCCCAAATCAATCCCAGGCCAATGAGCAAGTGAATGACTCGGCGGCGGCGAGACAGAGACGACTGAGCCGGAACAGATTCTTCGTTCAATTTCGATGTCTTCCAATGCGATGGGCAAAAAGAGGTTCCGCGTGACACGTGATCAGCGTTGGGCGATTGACCGTCCACTTCACAAGTCCAACTCCGTGGCAAGGCCCGTCAGGTGCCAGCCACATTCCGAATCGTCACCAACGGTCTCGGGGAGGACGCCTGAGACCACTCGATGACGAACGACTTGCAAGCAAACGAGAAAACCGGAAACCCGTTCGCCCGTGCATGTCATTGTTCAGCCTCTTCCGGCGGCGTCAACTCGAGCGCCATTGCCCAATCGCGGTTTTGCCGCGTCCGGATCTCGACGGGACGACCAGGCTCGCAAAGCGAGGGAAGCCCGAACTGGTCGAGGAGCCCCAAACGGAAAATGCAGTTTGCAAAACATTTGTCGGTCTTCGGATTCAATTTTACATCAATGTCGAACGGGGCAAGTCCGTCGCTTCCGATCCAAGTGACGCCGGCCAAGTGGTAGCTGTCACGTGATTGCTGATCGATTTTCAGTTCGATTACCCCATCGGACCACCAATTCGTGAGACTTCCCGTCCGCTCATAGCGAAGACATTCGCCTATGAACCATTCGAGCAGCAACGCGATCTCTTGCTCGCACGTCCGCCCACCGGTCGCGATCGCACTTGGGTCATCGCTCCAGCGTCTCAGGCATTTGGCAAGGCGTGTTTCGATCGGAAGCTCATCGTCGGGAGTAAAGCAGTCGCTAGCGCAGAGATTGTACTCCAGGTGTCAGATCAGTGGACATCACGGGGAAGGGGCAAACGACTTGCAACCAGACGAGAAAACGCGACTCACGTCCTCCGTGGCATCACATGGTTCGTCCGATCCTTTCATCTGTTGACTTGGGGGCAAGGCGACAGTCCGCCACTCCGTTGAAACCGAAGGTTCCCCTCCGTCTCGACGATTTCGGATGCGACATCCACTCGGCAATTGGACGAGGAAGCACATCATTGCAGTTGGGACAACGCATCCCCGGTTCAAAGTTGTCGATCAGTGTACCAACTGTTGAGAAGCAGTCGCGAGCCAGAGCGTCGAGATCGCGAGCTGATACCTTTCTGTGTACGCTTCAACGACTGACTTCGACCAATCGGTCTTATACAGCCGCTGCAACACTCGATAC
Above is a genomic segment from Rhodopirellula islandica containing:
- a CDS encoding LssY C-terminal domain-containing protein, whose amino-acid sequence is MNEESVPAQSSLSRRRRVIHLLIGLGLIWGILAYLVAPLVWQSVARVDPALDDVPRITETGDHHPGDPLNVELIGTELQLESIMNAAGWYAASALGIKSDLKIAADTVLSRPDDAAPVSSLYLDGRKEDFAFEQPVGDSPRHRHHVRFWKSNELSDDGRPQWIGSAVYDEHVGLSRTTGQITHVTAADVDTERDYLFECLEKTGQLESKFIVRGFHLQRSGRNGGGDPWQTDGDLYRGVIRATMEPVATAQD
- the fliG gene encoding flagellar motor switch protein FliG, which gives rise to MQNSVTTNPVDDRGLTKAAILLMSLPTKVAAKVLGQLPPRLIETISIKIAQIDSVGGDEQEVVIAEFLTSKASSIYASPGGLERAKELIKEALGRDASELIGNLQQTIEAMPFGFVKKVDTQTLLQFIGEEHPQTIALLLSHVPSSYAAEVLGGLDSVKQLEVIRRIAAIGRTSPTAVSELERGLELRLSNMVNQQHSNTGGVESVAEILNVVERAIERTIMESLGREDPELSEDIRRLMFVFEDISKLGDRDIQALLKNVETAQWAMALKGASETLQQKVLRNMSSRAAENLQEEMGYLGSVRISEVESVQQKIVDIVRHLEDTGEISRPTGEAEEEYVT
- a CDS encoding tetratricopeptide repeat protein, giving the protein MRFVLVLVACLIGTAAFGQADAAKERCNQGVEFYNQGELDKAIVEFTAAIALSPNNAFAFKCRSFVLTARGDHDRALADLNEAIALEPKDGDAHFSRGNLWRLKGELEKALADYDKAIAIDPGSASAYVNRGTLLVEQGDNERALADYNEAILIAPELAAAYSGRAWILATSPIGAFRDGPKAIEDAKRANQLSHWKQADQLDTLAAAYAEVGKFDEAVKYQEQAIRLSTDEKLTKEFRSRLSLYRAEKPFRSEAPKQKT